In Paenibacillus ihbetae, the following are encoded in one genomic region:
- a CDS encoding ABC transporter substrate-binding protein — translation MMRRRSWMAMVSVMALMAFMLAACGGGGTGTAKEPDNGSQAGVTTLRFATWDTGDALKIEQDIAKKFEESHPGTKVQVEAYADGFDQKLAAGFGAANTPDVMYMWDFPTYHQSLEPLDDYASKDKDLNIDDFYQGLFNYGKIGDKLYGIPAGFTTRVVYYNKKLFDEAGIAYPADGWTWTDFQDIAKRLTDPSKKQYGFGVRAENDTYDLQGLVWSNGGSFISEDGTTIEGYMNSKETAEAIQMLGDMLKNGTAVLAGGKGQQSGEDIFKAGKIAMWESGIWPLESFREAGIDVGTVEMPAFPGKPVKGVLAESALSIAKDSKHKDLAWEFIKFYVSDEAIKMRVADLPVRASVVNELKKDQDPLYKPYYTMLERSDNTPAFLLNPKWNEVNRQLSAAVESVMFGSDAQEALNQAVKDSERYLK, via the coding sequence ATGATGAGAAGAAGGTCATGGATGGCTATGGTATCCGTGATGGCGTTAATGGCATTCATGCTGGCCGCTTGCGGAGGCGGAGGCACCGGTACGGCGAAGGAGCCGGACAATGGCTCGCAAGCCGGGGTTACAACGCTTCGGTTCGCGACTTGGGATACCGGCGATGCGCTGAAGATTGAACAGGATATCGCCAAAAAATTCGAGGAATCGCATCCCGGAACGAAGGTCCAGGTAGAGGCCTATGCCGACGGGTTCGATCAAAAGCTGGCAGCCGGCTTCGGCGCTGCAAACACGCCGGATGTGATGTATATGTGGGATTTCCCGACGTATCATCAGTCGCTGGAGCCGCTGGACGATTACGCGTCCAAGGACAAGGATTTGAACATTGATGATTTTTACCAGGGCCTGTTCAACTACGGCAAAATCGGGGATAAGCTGTACGGAATCCCGGCCGGATTTACGACGCGGGTCGTGTATTACAACAAGAAGCTGTTCGATGAGGCTGGCATTGCCTATCCGGCCGACGGATGGACCTGGACCGACTTTCAGGACATCGCCAAGAGGCTGACGGACCCGTCCAAGAAGCAGTACGGCTTCGGCGTACGCGCCGAGAACGACACGTACGACCTTCAAGGCCTGGTATGGAGCAACGGAGGCTCATTCATATCGGAGGACGGCACGACGATTGAAGGCTACATGAACAGCAAGGAGACGGCGGAAGCCATTCAGATGCTGGGCGACATGCTGAAGAACGGTACCGCCGTGCTTGCCGGAGGCAAGGGACAGCAGAGCGGGGAGGACATCTTCAAGGCTGGAAAGATCGCGATGTGGGAGAGCGGAATATGGCCGCTCGAATCGTTCAGAGAAGCCGGAATCGATGTGGGCACCGTCGAGATGCCGGCCTTCCCCGGCAAGCCGGTCAAGGGAGTTCTTGCCGAATCGGCGCTGTCGATTGCGAAGGACTCCAAGCATAAGGATCTGGCCTGGGAATTCATCAAGTTCTATGTGTCCGATGAGGCGATCAAAATGCGCGTAGCCGATCTTCCGGTCCGGGCAAGCGTCGTCAATGAGCTGAAGAAGGATCAGGATCCGCTCTATAAGCCGTATTACACGATGCTGGAGCGTTCGGACAATACGCCGGCTTTCCTGCTCAACCCGAAATGGAATGAAGTCAACCGCCAGCTGTCGGCAGCCGTGGAGTCCGTCATGTTCGGCAGCGATGCGCAGGAGGCTCTGAACCAAGCGGTGAAGGACAGCGAACGCTATTTGAAATAA
- a CDS encoding carbohydrate ABC transporter permease: MRKIITYTLLVFCSLLFIAPLFWAVTTALKSPQELYLFPPKWLPSVWRFSNFAEAWSIQPFNLFLKNTVIVTLLSTLGQLISCTLVAYGFARFQFKGRDALFLIVLATMMIPWEVTMIPQYMEFNYLGWINTLKPLIVPSWFGSAYFIFLLRQFIMTLPRELDEAATIDGAGKMTVLARIIVPLMGPSLILVAVFHMMSCWNDYLGPLIFLNDQTKYTLTLGLSQFRGMHGVDMQSIMAITCLISIPPLAVFFFAQRYIVGGIATTGIKG; encoded by the coding sequence ATGAGAAAAATAATCACGTACACGCTGCTCGTATTTTGTTCCCTGCTGTTCATTGCGCCCCTGTTCTGGGCTGTAACGACCGCGCTAAAGTCCCCGCAGGAGCTGTATCTGTTTCCACCGAAATGGCTGCCGTCCGTCTGGCGGTTCAGCAATTTCGCGGAGGCCTGGAGCATCCAGCCGTTTAACCTGTTTTTGAAAAATACGGTGATCGTGACGCTGCTGTCCACGCTCGGGCAGCTCATCTCCTGCACGCTGGTGGCGTACGGGTTCGCCCGGTTCCAATTCAAGGGTCGCGATGCGCTGTTCCTGATCGTGCTTGCCACCATGATGATCCCTTGGGAAGTAACCATGATCCCGCAGTATATGGAGTTCAACTATCTGGGGTGGATCAATACGCTCAAGCCGCTGATCGTCCCGTCCTGGTTCGGCTCCGCGTATTTCATCTTCCTGCTGCGGCAGTTCATCATGACCTTGCCGAGAGAGCTTGACGAGGCGGCCACGATTGACGGTGCGGGAAAAATGACGGTTCTGGCCCGGATCATCGTGCCGCTCATGGGACCGTCGCTCATCCTGGTTGCGGTGTTTCATATGATGAGCTGCTGGAATGATTACCTCGGCCCGCTCATCTTCCTGAATGATCAGACCAAATATACGTTGACGCTGGGCCTGTCCCAGTTCAGGGGCATGCATGGCGTCGACATGCAGTCCATCATGGCCATTACATGCCTGATCTCCATTCCGCCGCTTGCCGTATTTTTCTTCGCCCAGCGGTATATCGTCGGCGGAATCGCGACGACGGGGATCAAGGGCTAG
- the htpG gene encoding molecular chaperone HtpG, whose translation MAKKQFKAESKRLLEMMINSIYTQREIFLRELISNASDAIDKIYYKALTDDQLVFNKDDYFIKITPNKADRTLTITDTGIGMTKEELENNLGVIAKSGSLAFKNEIEAKDGHNIIGQFGVGFYSAFMVADVVTVTSRALGSDEAYQWESKGADGYTITPAEKDTVGTEIVLKIKPNTEEDQYDEFLEEYRLRAIIKKYSDFIRYPIKMDVKTQRPKEGADNEFEEVQEEQTLNSMVPIWRKNKGELTDADYENFYNEKRYGFDKPLKHIHVKADGAVVYNAILFIPEHTPFDYYTKEYEKGLELYSNGVLIMEKCGDLLPDYFSFVKGMVDSEDLSLNISREMLQHDRQLTLIAKNIKNKIKSALQSMLKDEREKYEKFYQSFGRGLKFGVYNDYGMHKDDLQDLLLFTSSKEKKLVTLDEYVSRMPEDQKYIYYAAGDSIDRLEKLPQTEMVLDKGYEILYFTDDVDEFAIKILMKYKEKEFKSVSSGDLGIESDADKKENEAEENDNKELFSAMEGILAGKVKSVKASKRLKSHPVCLSAEGEVSIEMEKILKAMPNGQDVKADKVLEINTGHEVFQALKAHKDDQDKLALYTNLLYNQALLIEGLPIADPVEFTNDICKIMV comes from the coding sequence ATGGCGAAAAAACAGTTTAAAGCGGAATCCAAGCGTCTGCTTGAGATGATGATCAATTCCATCTACACGCAGCGCGAAATATTCCTGCGCGAGCTGATCTCGAATGCAAGCGACGCTATCGATAAAATCTACTACAAGGCGCTGACGGACGATCAGCTGGTGTTTAATAAAGACGATTATTTCATTAAGATTACGCCGAACAAAGCGGACCGTACGCTGACCATTACCGATACGGGGATCGGCATGACGAAGGAAGAGCTGGAGAACAACCTCGGCGTCATCGCGAAGAGCGGATCGCTCGCGTTCAAGAACGAAATTGAAGCGAAGGACGGCCATAACATCATCGGCCAGTTCGGTGTCGGTTTCTATTCGGCATTCATGGTCGCCGACGTCGTAACGGTAACCAGCCGGGCGCTTGGCAGCGACGAGGCCTATCAGTGGGAATCCAAAGGCGCGGACGGCTATACGATTACTCCGGCCGAGAAGGATACGGTAGGTACGGAGATTGTGCTCAAGATTAAACCGAACACCGAAGAAGATCAATATGACGAGTTTCTGGAAGAGTACCGCCTGCGGGCGATCATCAAGAAGTATTCCGACTTCATCCGTTATCCGATCAAGATGGACGTCAAGACGCAGCGTCCGAAGGAAGGCGCCGACAACGAATTCGAAGAGGTTCAGGAAGAGCAGACCCTCAACAGCATGGTGCCGATCTGGCGCAAGAACAAGGGCGAGCTGACCGACGCGGACTACGAGAACTTCTATAACGAGAAGCGCTACGGCTTCGACAAGCCGCTGAAGCATATTCATGTGAAGGCGGACGGTGCGGTCGTGTACAATGCGATTCTGTTCATCCCTGAGCATACGCCGTTTGATTATTACACGAAGGAATATGAGAAAGGGCTGGAGCTGTACTCGAACGGCGTGCTTATTATGGAAAAATGCGGCGATCTGCTGCCGGATTACTTCAGCTTCGTGAAGGGGATGGTCGATTCGGAGGACCTCTCGCTCAACATCTCCCGCGAAATGCTGCAGCATGACCGTCAGCTGACGCTCATTGCGAAGAACATCAAGAATAAGATCAAGAGCGCGCTGCAGAGCATGCTCAAGGATGAGCGCGAGAAGTACGAGAAGTTCTATCAGTCATTCGGGCGCGGCCTGAAATTCGGCGTTTATAACGATTACGGCATGCACAAGGACGATCTGCAAGACCTGCTCCTGTTCACCTCCTCGAAAGAGAAGAAGCTGGTTACCCTGGATGAATATGTGTCCAGGATGCCGGAGGATCAGAAGTATATTTACTATGCCGCAGGCGATTCGATTGACCGCCTCGAGAAGCTGCCGCAGACGGAAATGGTGCTGGATAAAGGCTATGAAATTCTGTACTTTACCGACGATGTCGATGAGTTCGCCATCAAGATACTGATGAAGTACAAGGAGAAGGAATTCAAATCCGTGTCGAGCGGTGACCTCGGAATTGAATCGGATGCGGACAAGAAGGAGAACGAAGCGGAGGAGAACGACAACAAAGAGCTGTTCTCCGCGATGGAAGGCATTTTGGCAGGCAAAGTAAAATCCGTCAAGGCCTCCAAACGTCTGAAATCCCATCCGGTCTGCTTGTCCGCGGAGGGTGAAGTGTCCATCGAGATGGAGAAAATCCTTAAGGCGATGCCGAACGGGCAGGACGTGAAAGCCGATAAGGTCCTTGAGATCAACACGGGCCACGAGGTGTTCCAAGCCTTGAAGGCGCATAAGGACGATCAGGATAAGCTGGCGCTTTACACCAACCTCTTGTACAACCAGGCGCTGCTCATCGAAGGGCTGCCGATTGCCGATCCGGTCGAATTTACGAACGACATCTGCAAAATTATGGTGTAA
- a CDS encoding glycoside hydrolase family 2 TIM barrel-domain containing protein yields the protein MKVRPIDRDWDNLGVLERNRSKSRAYFIPFTDAEEALRYDRGCSAWYKSLNGMWKFHYAKEPEAAPEDFYLTEYNVTDWDDIPVPGHWQLQGYGHPHYTDLYYPIPVDPPHVPNANPTGSYVREFEIPGDWDGRRISVKFDGVDSAFHVWLNGAFIGYSQGSRLTSEFDLTPYVTNGVNRMAVRVYQWSDGSYLEDQDMWWMSGIFRDVYLIAEPAALRIADFRVITELDAESGNAKLNVRLELEGSENGSVQLRLLNGSGAEVGAIGKEVVHSSSAELELEVTGPALWSAESPVLYHLVMTLKDSKGQSLETIAQRVGFRTVEVKDGRLMLNGRPILLKGVNRHDHHPDTGRTVTLSTMLEDIRLMKQHNINAVRTAHYPNDPRFYDLCDEYGLYVMEEADLETHGFELLGNISRLSDDPAWKEAYVDRVRRMVERDKNHPCVLFWSLGNESGFGCNFRAMADWCREHDATRLIHYEEDREAEVCDVVSTMYSSVEKMEGFGQLADHPKPHILCEYAHAMGNGPGGLRPFFDTFERYPRLAGGFVWEWIDHGLTRTTEDGRKDYAYGGDYGDVPNNGNFVIDGLMRPDRTPSPGLLEYKKVIEPVRVTMPQIGTLVVMNRYDFITLEHLQAHYRILADGELVRSGMLELPRIEAGGSAELRLPVRLEELAAVVNPYAELWLEVSFHLAADCRWAERGHEVAWSQFQLRAATVPEFQPKDANGRGQLRIIEEKRELKVAMDDIELSLSFSQPGLNSLSVSGKLLTLDGPRLNFWRPPIDNDMYVLADWRKAHLDRLTERVDHFEWKRPDSASIQARWISRIAPSVYDWGFRCETVYTITSGGLIIMNLKGEPIGTPPSMLPKIGLQMKLAADMEHVRWYGRGPGEGYPDSKEAGRFGTYRSTVEGLFTPYIYPQENGNRADVRWISVADGAGLGLLAASESALNFSASRYSDAQMESAKHASDLVPSEYITFNLDYRQNGLGSNSCGPAQAPEHTVKPEPFEFRILLQAYASEDTDPGTLSRRMRSEAKLYS from the coding sequence ATGAAAGTCAGACCGATTGACCGGGATTGGGATAATCTCGGCGTGCTGGAGCGAAACCGCTCCAAGAGCCGGGCCTATTTCATCCCGTTTACGGATGCCGAGGAAGCGCTCCGCTATGACAGGGGCTGCTCGGCTTGGTACAAGTCGCTGAACGGCATGTGGAAGTTTCATTACGCGAAGGAGCCGGAGGCGGCTCCTGAAGATTTTTATTTAACCGAGTATAACGTTACGGATTGGGACGATATTCCCGTGCCGGGACATTGGCAGCTGCAGGGGTACGGCCATCCGCATTACACGGATCTGTATTATCCGATCCCGGTGGATCCGCCGCATGTGCCGAATGCGAACCCGACCGGCAGTTATGTCCGGGAATTTGAGATCCCCGGCGATTGGGACGGCAGGAGGATCAGCGTCAAGTTCGACGGGGTGGACAGTGCGTTTCATGTATGGCTCAACGGGGCGTTTATCGGTTACAGCCAAGGAAGCCGGCTGACCTCCGAGTTCGATCTGACGCCCTATGTAACGAACGGGGTGAACCGGATGGCCGTCCGCGTATACCAGTGGTCCGACGGAAGCTATCTGGAGGATCAGGATATGTGGTGGATGAGCGGCATTTTCAGGGATGTGTACCTGATCGCGGAGCCTGCAGCTCTTCGCATCGCCGATTTCCGCGTGATCACCGAGCTTGATGCGGAGTCCGGGAATGCCAAGCTGAACGTCCGCCTGGAGCTGGAGGGGTCGGAGAACGGCTCGGTCCAGCTGCGACTGTTGAACGGGAGCGGCGCCGAGGTTGGCGCAATCGGGAAGGAGGTCGTCCACTCCTCCTCGGCGGAGCTTGAACTCGAGGTGACAGGCCCGGCCCTGTGGAGTGCGGAGTCCCCGGTTTTATATCATCTGGTCATGACTTTGAAGGATTCGAAAGGACAGTCTCTGGAGACCATCGCGCAGCGCGTCGGCTTCAGGACCGTTGAAGTCAAGGACGGCCGGCTAATGCTGAATGGCCGACCGATCCTGCTCAAGGGGGTCAACCGCCACGACCATCATCCGGATACCGGCCGGACCGTAACGCTGTCAACGATGCTAGAGGACATTCGGCTGATGAAGCAGCACAACATCAATGCCGTGCGGACGGCGCATTATCCGAATGACCCGCGCTTCTACGATCTGTGCGACGAGTACGGACTGTACGTTATGGAGGAAGCTGATCTGGAGACTCACGGCTTCGAGCTGCTCGGCAATATTTCGCGTCTAAGCGATGATCCGGCTTGGAAGGAGGCGTATGTGGACCGTGTCCGCCGGATGGTGGAGCGGGATAAGAACCATCCTTGCGTGCTGTTCTGGTCCCTCGGCAACGAATCCGGCTTCGGCTGCAATTTCCGGGCGATGGCGGACTGGTGCCGTGAGCATGACGCCACGAGGCTGATCCATTATGAGGAGGACCGGGAGGCCGAGGTATGCGACGTGGTGAGCACGATGTATTCCTCCGTTGAGAAGATGGAGGGATTCGGTCAACTGGCGGATCATCCCAAGCCGCATATTCTGTGCGAATATGCCCACGCCATGGGCAACGGGCCCGGCGGACTGCGCCCTTTTTTTGACACCTTTGAAAGGTATCCCCGTCTTGCGGGAGGGTTCGTCTGGGAGTGGATCGACCATGGGTTGACGAGAACGACGGAAGACGGCAGGAAGGATTATGCGTACGGGGGTGATTACGGCGACGTGCCGAATAACGGCAACTTTGTCATCGACGGATTGATGCGTCCGGACCGAACGCCTTCTCCGGGACTTCTCGAATATAAGAAGGTGATTGAACCGGTGCGAGTTACCATGCCGCAGATTGGCACGCTGGTTGTCATGAACCGGTACGATTTCATTACGCTGGAGCATCTGCAGGCCCATTACCGGATCTTGGCCGATGGCGAGCTTGTCCGCAGCGGGATGCTGGAGCTGCCGCGCATCGAAGCGGGCGGGAGCGCGGAGCTGCGTCTTCCCGTCAGGCTCGAGGAATTGGCAGCCGTGGTGAATCCTTACGCGGAGCTGTGGCTTGAGGTCTCCTTCCATCTAGCTGCGGACTGCCGCTGGGCGGAACGGGGGCATGAGGTGGCTTGGTCCCAGTTCCAGCTGCGGGCAGCAACGGTTCCCGAATTCCAGCCGAAGGACGCGAATGGACGGGGGCAGCTGCGGATCATTGAAGAGAAGCGCGAGCTCAAGGTGGCGATGGATGACATCGAGCTGTCGCTGAGCTTCTCCCAGCCGGGGCTTAATAGCTTGTCCGTGAGCGGCAAGCTGCTTACGCTTGACGGTCCGCGGCTGAATTTCTGGCGGCCGCCGATCGACAACGACATGTACGTGCTGGCGGATTGGCGGAAGGCCCATCTGGACCGGCTCACCGAGCGGGTCGACCATTTCGAATGGAAGCGACCGGACTCTGCTTCGATTCAAGCCCGCTGGATCTCCCGCATCGCGCCGTCGGTGTATGATTGGGGGTTCCGCTGCGAAACCGTCTATACGATCACCTCAGGCGGCCTGATCATCATGAATCTCAAGGGCGAGCCGATCGGTACGCCGCCATCCATGCTGCCGAAAATCGGGCTGCAAATGAAGCTCGCGGCAGATATGGAGCACGTCCGCTGGTATGGCCGGGGTCCGGGCGAAGGCTATCCGGACAGCAAGGAGGCGGGGCGTTTCGGTACGTACCGCAGCACGGTGGAAGGCTTGTTTACGCCGTACATCTATCCGCAAGAGAACGGGAATCGTGCGGACGTCCGCTGGATCTCCGTGGCGGATGGCGCCGGACTTGGCCTGCTTGCCGCTTCCGAGTCTGCTCTGAACTTCAGCGCGAGCCGGTATTCCGACGCTCAAATGGAATCGGCCAAGCATGCCAGCGACCTGGTGCCGAGCGAATATATTACGTTCAACCTGGATTACCGCCAGAACGGCCTCGGAAGCAACAGCTGCGGTCCGGCGCAGGCTCCGGAGCATACGGTTAAGCCGGAACCGTTCGAGTTCCGAATTCTGCTGCAGGCATACGCCTCGGAGGATACCGATCCGGGGACGCTCTCCCGGCGGATGCGTTCGGAAGCAAAGCTTTACAGCTGA
- a CDS encoding MFS transporter, with protein MSFYIKDLLQLSIGVRRFLISEALYGIGIGLYTLVLNLHLLFRGLREDQIGALVSMGILIMGILAIPVSLLANRMGRKKLLVTGVFFIAAGNVLFAVSDQLLWFYAAQILVSTGLTLVETTEIQLLFHYCRSRKEEARAFSLMFAVFTAFTGLGTLVAGYIAEGAEGSRGYEASLLLTGLVLVIHGAVRAFWLPAERVGREEEAPGRPLSEGASKLRAPIFSGTLWLFAVFMALLGGCIAMTGSFLNVIVKFRLDWMDDQVSLILAVGAILLFICSLMTPYVMERFGYHTAIVSVFIVNILLFTALYTVLPVWLFVALFLLRGGGVTMLSNLLDSLLMSAFNEQERNLYAGMRSVFRSLGSSGATFVSGLILARQDYQLPFLATAGALLICGLYYVLWIRPVLSRRLGGSMET; from the coding sequence ATGTCCTTTTACATCAAAGACCTGCTGCAGCTGTCTATCGGCGTACGCCGATTCCTTATAAGCGAAGCCTTGTACGGCATAGGCATCGGTCTTTATACGCTGGTTCTGAATTTGCATTTGCTCTTCCGGGGGCTGAGGGAGGATCAGATCGGCGCACTGGTGTCGATGGGCATTCTGATCATGGGGATCCTGGCCATTCCGGTCTCTCTGCTCGCGAATCGGATGGGAAGAAAAAAACTGCTGGTTACCGGCGTGTTCTTTATCGCCGCAGGGAATGTGCTGTTTGCCGTCAGCGATCAATTGCTTTGGTTCTATGCCGCCCAGATTCTCGTGTCGACCGGGCTGACGCTCGTCGAAACCACGGAGATCCAGCTTCTCTTCCACTATTGCCGTTCGCGCAAGGAGGAAGCCCGTGCCTTCTCCCTGATGTTTGCCGTGTTTACCGCCTTTACGGGTCTCGGCACGCTGGTTGCCGGGTATATCGCGGAGGGAGCCGAAGGCAGTCGAGGGTATGAAGCCTCCCTTCTGCTAACCGGGCTGGTTCTCGTGATTCATGGAGCCGTTCGGGCGTTCTGGTTGCCGGCCGAGCGTGTGGGCAGGGAGGAGGAAGCGCCGGGCCGTCCGCTTTCCGAAGGGGCATCCAAGCTAAGGGCACCCATCTTTTCCGGGACCTTATGGCTGTTCGCCGTGTTCATGGCACTCTTGGGAGGGTGTATCGCGATGACGGGCTCCTTCCTGAATGTGATCGTGAAATTCCGGCTGGACTGGATGGATGATCAAGTATCGCTCATCTTGGCCGTCGGTGCCATTCTGCTCTTTATCTGCTCCCTAATGACGCCTTACGTCATGGAACGGTTCGGTTATCATACGGCGATCGTTTCGGTATTTATCGTCAATATTCTATTGTTTACGGCATTGTATACGGTACTTCCCGTATGGCTGTTTGTCGCTCTGTTCCTGCTGCGGGGCGGCGGCGTAACGATGCTGTCCAATCTGCTTGACAGCCTGCTGATGTCCGCGTTTAACGAGCAGGAACGGAATCTATATGCCGGCATGCGGTCGGTATTTCGGAGCTTGGGATCTTCCGGGGCAACCTTTGTCTCGGGATTGATTCTGGCCAGGCAGGATTATCAGCTTCCCTTCCTTGCCACGGCCGGAGCGCTGCTGATATGCGGTCTGTATTATGTGTTGTGGATACGTCCGGTCTTGTCGAGGCGATTGGGCGGCAGCATGGAAACGTAA
- a CDS encoding MFS transporter: protein MERLWTKPFIQMTVGMLFLFTGFYLLLPTMPLYIKHLGGTESQVGLAAGLFTLSAVVFRPFVGALVDRHGRRPFYVWGLLLFVISMVLYDWVGGILLLLLLRMVHGVSWAFATTSVGTAITDLIPPSRRGEGMGWYGMAMTVAMAIGPMLGTALASGDSFRTLFLVAAGLSLAAWVLAFMTKVPFQPKPSAGRIRLIEPSVLPVTVAIFFLAVAYGGITTFLPLFAASISVNPGTFFLVYAIALTLIRPFAGKLSDRFGEAAVIMPSLVITALSLLLLSLSDGLVGLIAAAILYGIGFGSAQPALQAATLRIAPEDRRGAANASFMTAFDLGIGLGAIILGWVSEQTGYPLLFAIASVSVVVSLVIFALFVKRLLRTDAVLISSAGTPAKHGE, encoded by the coding sequence GAGCGTTTATGGACCAAGCCGTTTATTCAAATGACGGTTGGCATGCTGTTTCTGTTTACGGGCTTTTACCTGTTGCTTCCCACGATGCCCCTGTATATTAAGCATTTGGGAGGCACGGAATCCCAGGTAGGCCTTGCTGCAGGGCTGTTCACCTTGTCGGCGGTCGTTTTCCGCCCGTTCGTGGGAGCTCTCGTCGACCGTCACGGAAGACGTCCCTTTTATGTGTGGGGACTGCTACTGTTCGTCATTTCCATGGTCTTGTATGACTGGGTTGGCGGCATTCTGCTGCTGCTCCTCCTCCGGATGGTGCACGGCGTAAGCTGGGCTTTTGCCACGACGTCCGTGGGGACGGCCATCACGGATTTGATTCCTCCCTCGCGCCGGGGCGAAGGAATGGGCTGGTACGGCATGGCCATGACGGTTGCGATGGCGATCGGTCCGATGCTCGGCACCGCGCTTGCCTCCGGCGACTCTTTCCGCACCCTGTTCCTAGTTGCAGCCGGGCTTTCCCTAGCTGCATGGGTGCTCGCGTTTATGACCAAGGTTCCCTTTCAACCCAAGCCCTCTGCAGGGCGGATTCGGCTAATCGAACCGTCGGTTCTGCCCGTAACGGTCGCTATCTTTTTTCTCGCCGTTGCATATGGGGGAATTACGACCTTCCTTCCATTGTTCGCTGCTTCCATCAGCGTCAATCCGGGAACCTTTTTTCTGGTCTATGCCATCGCGCTGACCTTGATCCGTCCCTTTGCCGGCAAGCTGTCGGACCGCTTCGGCGAAGCTGCCGTCATCATGCCGTCTCTCGTTATTACGGCGCTGTCGCTGCTTCTTCTCAGCCTTTCCGATGGGCTCGTCGGCCTGATCGCCGCCGCCATCCTCTACGGGATCGGATTCGGATCGGCGCAGCCCGCACTGCAAGCGGCAACCCTGCGAATTGCTCCCGAGGACCGGCGGGGCGCAGCCAACGCCTCCTTTATGACCGCATTCGATCTTGGCATTGGCCTTGGGGCCATTATCCTCGGCTGGGTGTCGGAGCAAACCGGTTATCCGCTGCTGTTCGCGATCGCCTCCGTCTCCGTCGTGGTGTCGCTCGTCATTTTTGCGCTATTTGTGAAAAGATTGCTCAGAACCGATGCGGTCTTAATAAGCTCTGCCGGAACACCGGCAAAGCATGGGGAATAA
- a CDS encoding carbohydrate ABC transporter permease, whose translation MARINVLNPQQQTAAPKRLGRKRWGGAAPYLFIFPWIFGFLVFTLGPLLFSLVISFFDWPIVGQVTFVGFDNYVEMFSDDPLFWKSLMITLKFAALFVPLNIIVALGLAMLLNQKVKGSAFFRTAFYLPSVISGVALAMIWSWVYSGDYGILNYFLSVFGIEGPDWLNDTKWSLVAMVIASLWGQGSMMLIFLAGLKGIPKDLYESASIDGAGKIRQFFNVTVPMITPTLLFNLITSIIAAFQQLTLALLLTGGGPLKSTFFYAMYMYENAFKYFKMGYSAANAWFMFLIVLTLTFLVFKSSEAWVFYEGEMKKAKPKHVKRRIPAERGVDA comes from the coding sequence ATGGCCCGGATCAATGTGCTTAACCCGCAGCAACAGACAGCGGCCCCGAAGCGGCTTGGACGAAAACGATGGGGTGGGGCAGCGCCCTACCTCTTCATTTTTCCATGGATATTCGGCTTCCTGGTCTTCACGCTGGGCCCGCTGTTGTTTTCCCTTGTTATATCCTTTTTTGACTGGCCGATCGTCGGTCAAGTCACCTTCGTCGGTTTCGACAATTACGTGGAGATGTTCTCGGATGATCCGCTGTTCTGGAAATCCCTGATGATCACGCTGAAATTTGCCGCTTTATTCGTGCCGCTTAATATTATCGTCGCCTTGGGACTGGCGATGCTGCTGAACCAGAAGGTAAAAGGCAGCGCCTTCTTCCGAACCGCCTTCTACCTGCCGTCGGTCATTTCCGGCGTGGCCCTCGCCATGATCTGGTCATGGGTCTACAGCGGGGATTACGGGATCCTGAATTACTTCTTGTCGGTATTCGGCATTGAAGGCCCCGACTGGCTGAACGATACGAAATGGTCCCTGGTCGCGATGGTGATCGCAAGCCTGTGGGGCCAGGGCTCGATGATGCTTATTTTTCTGGCGGGACTCAAGGGCATCCCGAAGGACCTGTACGAATCGGCTTCCATTGATGGAGCCGGCAAGATCAGGCAGTTTTTCAATGTGACCGTTCCGATGATTACGCCGACGCTGCTGTTCAACCTGATCACGTCCATCATCGCCGCCTTCCAGCAGCTGACGCTGGCGCTCCTGTTAACGGGCGGGGGGCCGCTCAAATCCACCTTTTTCTATGCGATGTACATGTACGAGAATGCGTTCAAATACTTCAAGATGGGCTACTCCGCAGCGAATGCGTGGTTCATGTTCCTGATCGTCCTGACGCTTACGTTCCTTGTGTTCAAGTCCTCGGAGGCTTGGGTGTTCTATGAGGGCGAGATGAAGAAGGCGAAACCGAAGCATGTCAAACGCCGGATACCGGCAGAGAGGGGCGTTGACGCATGA